The Anaeromyxobacter sp. sequence ACTCCGAGTGCCTCACCGGCGACGTCATGGGCTCGCTGCGCTGCGACTGCCGCGACCAGCTCACCGGCGGGCTGGACGCCATCGAGCGGAGCGGGCGCGGCGTGCTCCTCTACCTGCGCCAGGAGGGGCGCGGCATCGGCCTGCTCAACAAGATCCGCGCCTACGCGCTGCAGGAGCAGGGGCTCGACACGGTGGAGGCCAACCTGGCGCTGGGCTTCCGCGACGACGAGCGCGACTACGCCGTGGCCGCCCACATGCTGCACAGCCTGGGCATCCGCTCGGTGCGGCTCATCACCAACAACCCCGAGAAGGTGCGGCAGCTCACCCAGCACCGGGTGGAGGTGGCCGGGCGCATCCCGCACGTCATCCCGCCCAACGAGTTCAACCGCTTCTACCTGGAGACCAAGGGGCGCCGCAGCGGCCACCACCTGGACTACCCGGGCAAGGCCCGCCTGCCCGAGCAGAGCGACCCGGTGCGGGTGGAGGGGATGCCCGAGGACCAGGAGGCGCCGGGCAGCTGAGGCGCCCTCCGGCGCCCTACCCGGCCGGCCGCAGGAACCGCTCGGCCCGCAGCGCGGCGATCACCGTCGCCTCGTCGGGTCCGGCCACGCCGCGCGCCGACGACTGCGCCAGGCAGTCCACCACCTCGTTGACGGCGTGGCCGGCGTGGCCGCGCACCCACGACCAGGTGACGGCCAGCTCGCGGGCCCGGGCGTCCAGCGCCTCGATGAGGTCGCGGTTCTGCACCGGCGCGCCGCTGGCGGTCTTCCAGCCCTTGCGCCGCCAGCCGTGGACCCACCTGGAGAGCGAGTCCACCACGTAGCGCGAGTCGGTGAGCACCTCCACGGTGGCCCCCGCGGGCAGCCCGGCCAGCGCCTCCAGCACGGCCCGCAGCTCCATCCGGTTGTTGGTCACCGGGGAGGAGCCG is a genomic window containing:
- the ribA gene encoding GTP cyclohydrolase II — translated: MADDALSALVARDQDHECEGFGPGKVCVKVVAVADLPTRFGRFRLVGFWNNRDGKEHVAMVRGEVVGGADVPVRLHSECLTGDVMGSLRCDCRDQLTGGLDAIERSGRGVLLYLRQEGRGIGLLNKIRAYALQEQGLDTVEANLALGFRDDERDYAVAAHMLHSLGIRSVRLITNNPEKVRQLTQHRVEVAGRIPHVIPPNEFNRFYLETKGRRSGHHLDYPGKARLPEQSDPVRVEGMPEDQEAPGS
- a CDS encoding ribonuclease HI, whose amino-acid sequence is MSAPPARFLVFADGSSLVNPGGPGATGFVVLDRQRPALRFGATRFVTDGSSPVTNNRMELRAVLEALAGLPAGATVEVLTDSRYVVDSLSRWVHGWRRKGWKTASGAPVQNRDLIEALDARARELAVTWSWVRGHAGHAVNEVVDCLAQSSARGVAGPDEATVIAALRAERFLRPAG